A portion of the Streptomyces platensis genome contains these proteins:
- a CDS encoding tetratricopeptide repeat protein, which yields MYGKAFAPEYQGELGAALGVNSSYEEVLATASRAHADAGTPLERSRAALAVAEANRRLGRVTEAGDAWRESYRSARTAGDPGAMAWALWSGGTLARQCGTLPLARRLLTHAVALAEGSGDRLAHGYSLAGLAETGRIQGDYAAVAELHEQLLEQGRAHGEARHMVWAMSGIAQMHRNTGGYDKALELFEESARIAAEADDARGRAWSLRGVADVLSVQGETDRALALLSEAETICRTMDLASALAYNHKMRANVFYRAGRYESARETYTLSLAEFREMQEPRGVALSRLGLAKSRARLGRDEQETLAELAALEKDFTRIGLRHARDMVIAFRAELTAPEAAETPAPRCDATTPRYPAVPART from the coding sequence ATGTACGGCAAGGCATTCGCCCCTGAATATCAGGGCGAGTTGGGCGCGGCCCTGGGTGTGAACTCCTCCTACGAGGAGGTGCTGGCGACGGCGAGCCGGGCACACGCCGACGCGGGCACACCGCTGGAGCGGTCCCGGGCCGCACTCGCGGTCGCCGAGGCCAACCGCCGGCTCGGCCGGGTGACGGAGGCGGGGGACGCCTGGCGGGAGAGCTACCGCAGCGCCCGCACCGCCGGCGACCCGGGCGCCATGGCCTGGGCCCTGTGGAGCGGCGGCACCCTGGCCCGCCAGTGCGGCACCCTGCCGCTCGCCCGCCGGCTGCTCACCCACGCCGTCGCGCTGGCCGAGGGCAGCGGCGACCGCCTCGCCCACGGCTACTCGCTCGCCGGCCTCGCCGAGACCGGTCGCATACAGGGCGACTACGCCGCGGTCGCCGAGCTCCATGAGCAACTGCTCGAACAGGGCCGGGCGCACGGCGAGGCCCGCCACATGGTCTGGGCGATGTCCGGCATAGCCCAGATGCACCGCAACACCGGCGGCTACGACAAGGCCCTGGAGCTGTTCGAGGAGTCCGCCCGGATCGCCGCCGAGGCCGATGACGCCCGCGGCCGCGCCTGGTCGCTGCGCGGTGTCGCCGATGTCCTTTCCGTACAGGGCGAGACGGACCGAGCGCTGGCGCTGCTGTCGGAGGCGGAGACCATCTGCCGCACGATGGACCTGGCGAGCGCGCTCGCGTACAACCACAAGATGCGCGCCAACGTCTTCTACCGGGCGGGCCGTTACGAGTCGGCGCGGGAGACCTACACCCTCTCGCTGGCGGAGTTCCGCGAGATGCAGGAGCCGCGCGGCGTGGCGCTCTCCCGGCTCGGCCTCGCCAAGTCCCGTGCCCGCCTCGGCCGCGACGAGCAGGAGACCCTGGCCGAACTCGCCGCGCTGGAAAAGGACTTCACGCGCATCGGACTGCGCCATGCCCGCGATATGGTCATCGCCTTCCGCGCAGAGCTGACCGCGCCAGAGGCGGCAGAAACTCCCGCTCCTCGGTGCGATGCCACCACGCCCCGGTATCCCGCAGTTCCCGCCAGGACGTGA
- a CDS encoding lipase maturation factor family protein encodes MAWFSDSGYWLGRLVFQRTLAVLYVVAFLAAVRQFRALIGARGMLPVPAYVDMVPFRAAPSVFHWHYSDRFFALWSWSGVLLAAAVAAGAADAVPLWASMVLWAALWAMYLSIVNVGQTWYGFGWESLLLEAGSLAVFLGNAETAPPVTVMWLLRWLLFRVEFGAGLIKMRGDTCWRDLTCLYYHHETQPMPGPLSWFFHHLPKPLHRVEVAANHAAQLAVPVLLFTPQPIAGWAALVMVVTQLWLVLSGNFAWLNWVTIALALSAAAPLWAQPAAPLPAPPVWFEVLVLLATAGVLALSYRPARNLLARQQLMNTSYESLHLVNSYGAFGSITRVRREIVVEGTADAVTGPDTTWLAYEFHGKPGAVRRLPRQFAPYHLRLDWLMWFAALSPAYAQAWFVPFVARLLENDRDTLRLLRGNPFPDLPPARIRARVFRYRFTSWRELRDTGAWWHRTEEREFLPPLARSALRGRR; translated from the coding sequence GTGGCATGGTTCTCCGATTCCGGTTACTGGCTCGGGCGGCTGGTCTTCCAGCGCACGCTGGCCGTTCTCTATGTGGTCGCGTTCCTCGCGGCGGTGCGGCAGTTCCGGGCACTGATCGGTGCGCGCGGCATGCTGCCGGTGCCCGCTTACGTGGACATGGTGCCGTTCCGCGCGGCGCCCTCGGTCTTCCACTGGCACTACTCGGACCGTTTCTTCGCCCTGTGGTCGTGGAGCGGGGTCCTGCTCGCCGCGGCGGTGGCGGCGGGGGCCGCGGACGCCGTGCCGCTGTGGGCGTCGATGGTGCTGTGGGCCGCGCTGTGGGCGATGTATCTGTCCATCGTGAACGTCGGGCAGACCTGGTACGGCTTCGGCTGGGAGTCGCTGCTGCTGGAGGCGGGCTCGCTGGCGGTGTTCCTCGGCAATGCCGAGACCGCTCCCCCGGTGACGGTCATGTGGCTGCTGCGATGGCTGCTGTTCCGGGTGGAGTTCGGGGCCGGGCTGATCAAGATGCGCGGCGACACCTGCTGGCGGGATCTGACCTGCCTCTACTACCACCATGAGACCCAGCCGATGCCGGGGCCGCTGAGCTGGTTCTTCCACCATCTGCCCAAGCCCCTGCACCGGGTCGAGGTGGCCGCCAACCATGCCGCCCAACTCGCCGTGCCGGTCCTGCTGTTCACCCCGCAGCCGATCGCGGGGTGGGCGGCGCTCGTGATGGTGGTCACCCAGCTGTGGCTGGTGCTGTCCGGCAACTTCGCCTGGCTGAACTGGGTGACCATCGCGCTCGCCCTGTCGGCGGCCGCCCCGCTGTGGGCGCAGCCCGCCGCGCCGCTGCCGGCGCCGCCCGTCTGGTTCGAGGTCCTGGTCCTCCTCGCCACCGCCGGGGTCCTCGCGCTCAGCTACCGCCCGGCCCGCAATCTGCTGGCCCGGCAGCAGCTGATGAACACGTCCTACGAGTCGCTGCATCTGGTCAACTCGTACGGGGCGTTCGGCAGTATCACCCGGGTCCGCCGGGAGATCGTGGTGGAGGGGACGGCGGACGCGGTGACCGGGCCGGACACCACCTGGCTCGCGTACGAGTTCCACGGCAAGCCGGGTGCGGTGCGCCGGCTGCCGCGCCAGTTCGCGCCGTATCACCTGCGGCTGGACTGGCTGATGTGGTTCGCCGCGCTGTCCCCGGCCTACGCACAGGCGTGGTTCGTGCCGTTCGTGGCCCGGCTGCTGGAGAACGACCGGGATACGCTGCGGCTGCTGCGCGGCAATCCGTTCCCCGATCTGCCGCCGGCCCGGATCCGGGCCCGGGTCTTCCGCTACCGCTTCACGTCCTGGCGGGAACTGCGGGATACCGGGGCGTGGTGGCATCGCACCGAGGAGCGGGAGTTTCTGCCGCCTCTGGCGCGGTCAGCTCTGCGCGGAAGGCGATGA
- a CDS encoding TIGR03086 family metal-binding protein — translation MDNDEILRSHGEALALFGTRVHAVRDDQWDGPTPCTDWSVRALVNHLTAEQLWVPRLVRDGASITDVGAEYDGDVLGDDPAGAWDRAAVAAVAAFAERGALNRPVQLSYGTQRAGAYCTQMMADAVVHTWDLSRAIGAEERLPDHLAAAALREVEPYAPGLSASGLFAPAVEPPADADALTRLLCLLGRRP, via the coding sequence ATGGACAACGACGAGATCCTGCGAAGCCATGGCGAGGCTCTCGCGCTCTTCGGGACCCGGGTGCATGCCGTCCGCGACGACCAGTGGGACGGCCCCACGCCGTGCACGGACTGGTCGGTGCGCGCGCTGGTGAACCACCTCACCGCCGAGCAGCTGTGGGTGCCCCGCCTGGTGCGCGACGGCGCCTCGATCACGGACGTCGGCGCGGAGTATGACGGCGATGTGCTCGGGGACGACCCGGCCGGAGCCTGGGACCGCGCGGCGGTGGCCGCCGTGGCGGCGTTCGCCGAGCGCGGTGCGCTGAACCGCCCGGTCCAGCTGTCCTACGGCACCCAGCGGGCCGGCGCGTACTGCACCCAGATGATGGCCGACGCGGTGGTGCACACCTGGGATCTGTCCCGGGCGATCGGCGCCGAGGAGCGGCTGCCCGACCACTTGGCCGCGGCGGCGCTGCGTGAGGTGGAGCCGTATGCCCCCGGGCTCTCCGCTTCCGGGCTGTTCGCCCCCGCGGTCGAGCCGCCGGCGGACGCCGACGCGCTCACCCGGCTGCTGTGCCTGCTCGGGCGCCGGCCCTGA
- a CDS encoding alpha-L-fucosidase, with the protein MHSRTRRFGLLGLTGALGALLLTAGGPGAAAQPPPRPTAGPGTNHATDDPFTSARTSWWRQSRFGMFIHIGAYSNLEGEYTRPDGTVCRNAEWIKRECRIPDEEYERQAATFNPSAFDARAIVRAAQDAGQRYIVITAKHHDGYAMWPTRQNTWNLRDHSAFDPRRDLLAELKKAADAAGIKLGFYYSIWDWHDPDFAGPGTFPRYQKRMYAQLKELIDTYDPALLWFDGEWDTDNPTNPWSRRDGADLQAYLHTLNPRLIVNNRVGKREVVDGDFGTPEQEIPAEPVDGQLWESCMTLNDHWGFAKYDTHWKSSETVLRNLLDVAGRGGNYLLNVGPDRLGRIPQPSVDRLRETGRWLAAHGQGDAVYGAGHTGLVADPPWGAVSRRGNELYASVTSWPAAGAPLHLTARAPFDITAARVLGSSQQVKIARSGDGFDLTPSGAATDARASVIRLTIRPPAAAPAGNGTGLTAQSWANDSFSGPPAATAVDPTVNKSYRFDGSPAPEIPADHFSTRWTGSIQPRYDETYTFTTVSDDTVRLWIDGKPVIDSATPHGPKVDKGTVTLKAGHRHRIRIDYTEQTGEAHMKLLWSSPSQDRQIVPRGQLYAD; encoded by the coding sequence ATGCACAGCCGCACAAGACGGTTCGGGCTGCTGGGACTGACGGGGGCGCTGGGCGCCCTGCTGCTGACCGCCGGCGGCCCCGGGGCCGCCGCGCAGCCCCCGCCCCGGCCCACCGCCGGCCCCGGCACCAACCACGCCACCGACGACCCCTTCACCTCGGCGCGCACCTCGTGGTGGCGGCAGAGCCGCTTCGGGATGTTCATCCACATCGGCGCGTACTCGAATCTGGAGGGCGAGTACACCCGGCCCGACGGCACGGTCTGCCGCAACGCGGAGTGGATCAAGCGCGAGTGCCGGATCCCGGACGAGGAGTACGAGCGGCAGGCAGCCACCTTCAATCCGTCCGCCTTCGACGCCCGCGCGATCGTCCGGGCGGCGCAGGACGCCGGTCAGCGCTACATAGTCATCACCGCCAAACACCATGACGGCTATGCGATGTGGCCGACGCGGCAGAACACCTGGAATCTGCGCGATCACTCCGCCTTCGACCCGCGGCGCGACCTCCTCGCCGAGCTGAAGAAGGCCGCCGACGCCGCCGGGATCAAGCTCGGCTTCTACTACTCGATCTGGGACTGGCACGACCCGGACTTCGCCGGCCCGGGCACCTTCCCGCGCTACCAGAAGCGGATGTACGCCCAGCTCAAGGAGCTGATCGACACCTATGACCCGGCGCTGCTGTGGTTCGACGGCGAGTGGGACACGGACAACCCCACCAACCCCTGGTCCCGCCGGGACGGTGCGGACCTCCAGGCGTATCTGCACACCCTGAACCCGCGTCTGATCGTCAACAACCGCGTCGGCAAGCGCGAGGTGGTCGACGGCGATTTCGGCACGCCGGAGCAGGAGATCCCGGCGGAGCCGGTGGACGGGCAGCTGTGGGAGAGCTGTATGACGCTCAACGACCACTGGGGCTTCGCCAAGTACGACACCCACTGGAAGTCGTCGGAGACCGTGCTGCGCAATCTGCTGGACGTGGCCGGCCGCGGCGGCAACTATCTGCTCAACGTAGGGCCGGACCGGCTCGGGCGCATCCCGCAGCCGTCCGTCGACCGGCTGCGCGAGACCGGCCGCTGGCTGGCCGCGCACGGTCAGGGCGACGCGGTGTACGGGGCCGGGCACACCGGGCTGGTGGCGGACCCGCCCTGGGGCGCGGTCTCCCGCCGGGGCAACGAGCTGTATGCCTCGGTCACCTCCTGGCCGGCTGCCGGCGCTCCCCTCCACCTCACGGCCAGGGCGCCGTTCGACATCACCGCCGCCCGGGTGCTGGGAAGTTCCCAGCAGGTGAAGATCGCCCGCTCCGGGGACGGCTTCGACCTCACTCCGTCCGGCGCGGCCACCGATGCGCGGGCGAGCGTCATCCGGCTCACCATCCGGCCGCCGGCCGCGGCGCCCGCCGGCAACGGCACCGGGCTGACGGCACAGAGCTGGGCCAATGACTCCTTCTCCGGCCCGCCCGCGGCGACCGCCGTCGACCCGACGGTGAACAAGTCCTACCGCTTCGACGGCTCACCGGCCCCGGAGATCCCCGCCGATCACTTCAGCACCCGCTGGACCGGCAGCATCCAGCCGCGCTACGACGAGACGTACACCTTCACCACGGTCTCGGACGACACCGTGCGGCTGTGGATCGACGGCAAGCCGGTGATCGACAGCGCCACCCCACACGGCCCGAAGGTCGACAAGGGGACGGTCACCCTGAAAGCCGGTCACCGGCACCGTATCCGGATCGACTACACGGAGCAGACCGGCGAGGCCCATATGAAGCTGCTGTGGTCCAGCCCGAGCCAGGACCGGCAGATCGTGCCACGGGGTCAGCTCTACGCCGACTGA
- a CDS encoding AMP-binding protein, producing the protein MEAVVRSAAGAPAIRCAGHERDYPAFLDRAARIANGLVEWGVEPGDRIAVVLRNEPAHLEITAGAALLGASAVPVNWHFRHHELRHVLTDSGSKVVFVHTDLLAAVSAVLPDGVRIVEVAVPAGVAAACGIALPPPTGAHPLLDDWLEGRAPLPEAAAERPPTIIYSSGTTGRPKGVLREPVAADRLEEAVLRFLEYFAVAPGGRTLIPAPLYHASPSQHAVLALAAGLDITLMPRFDAEEFLRLIAHHRIEQVQVVPTMFVRLLRLPKDVRERYDLSSLTSVVHAAAPCPPHIKHAMIDWLGPVLREYYGGSETGAVTWCDSAEWLAHPGTVGRATGTCGVEVLGPDGEPLPTGATGDIYLKPAEDWPRFTYLGDPDKRAAMEAAGLPGYVTIGDIGHLDADGYLYLSDRRNDMVISGGVNIYPAEIEGCLLALDGVQDVAVFGIPDEEFGEVLAVHLETEPGVLLSAETVRAHVAARLAGYKVPRAVVFEERLPRDESGKLFKRLLRDPYWAGHDGVI; encoded by the coding sequence ATGGAAGCCGTCGTCCGATCCGCCGCCGGGGCCCCGGCCATCCGCTGTGCGGGCCATGAACGCGACTATCCGGCCTTCCTCGACCGTGCGGCGCGGATAGCGAACGGCCTGGTGGAGTGGGGAGTCGAGCCGGGCGACCGGATCGCCGTGGTGCTGCGCAACGAGCCCGCCCATCTGGAGATCACCGCCGGCGCCGCGCTCCTCGGTGCCTCGGCGGTACCCGTCAACTGGCACTTCCGCCACCACGAGCTGCGGCATGTGCTCACCGACAGCGGCAGCAAGGTCGTCTTCGTACACACCGATCTGCTGGCCGCGGTGTCCGCCGTGCTGCCCGACGGCGTACGGATCGTCGAGGTGGCCGTCCCGGCCGGTGTCGCGGCCGCCTGCGGGATCGCCCTGCCGCCGCCCACCGGCGCACACCCGCTGCTTGACGACTGGCTGGAGGGCCGCGCACCGCTGCCCGAGGCCGCCGCGGAACGCCCGCCCACCATCATCTACAGCTCCGGAACCACCGGCCGCCCCAAGGGAGTGCTGCGCGAACCCGTCGCCGCTGACCGGCTGGAGGAGGCGGTGCTGCGGTTCCTGGAGTACTTCGCCGTCGCCCCCGGCGGCCGTACGCTCATCCCCGCCCCGCTCTACCACGCATCGCCCAGCCAGCACGCCGTCCTCGCGCTCGCGGCCGGGCTGGACATCACGCTGATGCCGCGCTTCGACGCCGAGGAGTTCCTCCGGCTGATCGCACACCACCGCATCGAGCAGGTGCAGGTGGTGCCCACGATGTTCGTACGGCTGCTGCGACTGCCCAAGGACGTCCGTGAGCGCTACGACCTGTCCTCGCTCACCTCGGTCGTGCATGCCGCGGCGCCATGCCCGCCGCATATCAAACACGCCATGATCGACTGGCTGGGACCGGTGCTCCGGGAGTACTACGGCGGCAGTGAGACCGGCGCCGTGACCTGGTGCGACAGCGCGGAGTGGCTGGCCCACCCCGGCACCGTCGGACGGGCCACCGGCACCTGCGGGGTCGAGGTGCTCGGCCCCGACGGGGAGCCGCTGCCGACCGGCGCCACCGGCGACATCTACCTCAAACCCGCCGAGGACTGGCCCCGGTTCACCTACCTCGGCGACCCGGACAAGCGCGCCGCCATGGAAGCGGCGGGCCTGCCCGGGTACGTCACCATCGGCGACATCGGCCATCTCGACGCCGACGGCTATCTCTACCTCAGCGACCGCCGCAACGACATGGTCATCTCCGGCGGGGTCAACATCTACCCCGCGGAGATCGAGGGCTGTCTGCTGGCCCTCGACGGGGTCCAGGACGTGGCGGTCTTCGGCATCCCCGACGAGGAGTTCGGCGAGGTCCTCGCCGTGCATCTGGAGACCGAACCCGGCGTGCTGCTGAGCGCCGAGACGGTACGTGCCCATGTCGCGGCGCGGCTCGCCGGGTACAAGGTCCCCCGGGCCGTGGTTTTCGAGGAGCGGCTGCCGCGCGATGAGTCGGGAAAACTCTTCAAGCGGCTGCTACGGGATCCGTACTGGGCGGGACACGACGGCGTCATCTGA
- a CDS encoding nitroreductase/quinone reductase family protein: protein MPIDFNRQIIEEFRANGGRVGGPFEGGRLLLLTTTGARSGAPHTTPLGYLPDGGGRVLVIASAAGAPKHPAWYHNLVAHPRVTVEASVFTYEAQAVVLEGAERDQAFARAAATDPGWSDYQERTERILPVVALEEIPAGPPQINASSAGAALKAVHDGFRQELALIRKEIAASGPGLGAQLRVNCLTLCQGLNNHHTGEDAGMFPMLGRNHPELAPALERLQEEHQKLAVLLAALQKAISTQDADPQQVLAEVERLTKEVEDHLTYEEEQLIPVLDGGMC from the coding sequence ATGCCGATCGATTTCAACCGACAGATCATCGAGGAGTTCCGCGCCAACGGCGGGCGTGTCGGCGGCCCCTTCGAGGGCGGCCGACTGCTTCTGCTGACCACTACGGGTGCGCGGTCCGGCGCCCCGCACACCACTCCGCTCGGTTACCTTCCCGACGGCGGTGGACGGGTCCTGGTCATCGCCTCGGCCGCCGGCGCCCCGAAGCATCCGGCCTGGTACCACAACCTGGTGGCCCATCCCCGTGTCACCGTCGAGGCCAGCGTCTTCACCTATGAGGCGCAGGCCGTTGTCCTGGAAGGCGCCGAACGCGACCAGGCCTTCGCCCGCGCGGCCGCGACCGATCCCGGTTGGTCCGACTACCAGGAGAGGACGGAGCGCATCCTTCCGGTGGTGGCCCTGGAGGAAATCCCGGCCGGGCCGCCGCAGATCAACGCGTCCTCGGCGGGCGCGGCACTCAAGGCCGTACACGACGGATTCCGCCAGGAACTCGCCCTGATCCGCAAGGAAATCGCCGCATCGGGCCCGGGGCTCGGCGCCCAGCTCCGGGTGAACTGTCTGACCCTCTGCCAGGGGTTGAACAATCACCACACCGGTGAGGACGCCGGAATGTTTCCGATGCTCGGCCGGAACCACCCCGAACTCGCACCGGCCCTTGAGCGACTTCAGGAGGAACACCAGAAACTCGCGGTCCTCCTCGCCGCCCTCCAGAAAGCCATCTCCACCCAGGACGCGGATCCCCAGCAAGTGCTCGCCGAAGTCGAGCGCCTCACAAAGGAGGTGGAAGACCATCTCACCTATGAGGAAGAGCAGTTGATTCCGGTCCTCGACGGCGGAATGTGCTGA
- a CDS encoding alpha-galactosidase: MDDLLHFRAAGTSLVLDVSGTGLPRVVHWGADLGAVAPARLSGLRAADVPQTVPNALDEPVPVSVLPQQSAGWPGTPGLSGHRAGRTAAPAFTVRGGSVEDESRRLTVEAVDPDGGLALTLKVGLTDAGLVRMRAAVTNTGDGPYHLNGLTPALPLPAQATELLDLTGRHLRERAPQRHAFTLGTHLREGRRGRTGSDATLLLTAGEAGFGFRSGEVWGLHVAWSGNHRTLAERTPAGQAVLAGGELLLPGELRLAPGATYHSPWLHGSYGRHGLDELAGRFHRELRARDGHPASPRPVTLNTWEAVYFDQDLATLERLARAAAEVGAERFVLDDGWFRGRRDDHAGLGDWYVDPSVWPDGLRPLIDTVRGLRMQFGLWAEPEMINPDSDLARAHPDWILADSPSRLPPASRHQQVLDLARPEAYAYVRERLDTLLRAHPIDYLKWDHNRDLVDAAAHHQTTATYRLMDELRMLHPQLEIESCASGGARVDLGVLERTDRVWTSDCIDALERQHIQRWTGLLLPPELLGAHVGAPVAHTTGRRHTLDFRAGTALFCHFGIEWDLTAASAAERARLAEWVALYRALRPLLHSGTVVRGDHPDPALWVHGVVAGDAGRAVFALVQMATSVQSPAGRVRLPGLEPDADYLLSPLAPGDRPEGPVTSPLPWWERGVTLPGRVLAEVGVQAPTLFPERLVLLEAVRQ, translated from the coding sequence ATGGACGACCTCCTGCACTTCCGGGCCGCCGGCACCAGCCTGGTGCTGGACGTGTCCGGTACCGGTCTGCCGCGCGTCGTGCACTGGGGCGCCGACCTCGGTGCGGTCGCGCCCGCCCGGCTCAGCGGGCTGCGCGCCGCCGACGTCCCCCAGACCGTCCCCAACGCGCTGGACGAGCCGGTTCCGGTGAGCGTGCTGCCCCAGCAGTCCGCGGGCTGGCCCGGCACCCCGGGGCTGAGCGGGCATCGTGCGGGCCGTACCGCCGCGCCCGCCTTCACAGTGCGTGGCGGGTCCGTGGAGGACGAGAGCCGGCGGCTGACCGTCGAGGCGGTGGACCCGGACGGCGGTCTGGCGCTCACGCTGAAGGTCGGGCTGACGGATGCCGGGCTGGTGCGGATGCGCGCGGCGGTCACCAACACCGGCGACGGGCCCTACCACCTCAATGGGCTGACGCCCGCGCTGCCGCTCCCCGCGCAGGCCACCGAGCTTCTCGATCTCACCGGACGGCATCTGCGCGAACGTGCCCCGCAACGACATGCGTTCACGCTGGGCACGCATCTGCGGGAGGGCCGGCGCGGGCGCACCGGCAGCGATGCGACGCTGCTGCTGACCGCCGGGGAGGCGGGTTTCGGCTTCCGGTCCGGTGAGGTGTGGGGGCTGCATGTGGCCTGGAGCGGCAACCATCGCACGCTCGCCGAACGCACCCCGGCCGGGCAGGCGGTGCTGGCCGGCGGCGAACTGCTGCTGCCGGGCGAGCTCCGACTGGCCCCGGGAGCGACCTACCACTCCCCCTGGCTCCACGGCTCCTACGGACGCCACGGTCTGGACGAGCTGGCCGGTCGCTTCCACCGCGAGTTGCGGGCCCGCGACGGACACCCGGCCTCGCCCCGGCCGGTCACCCTCAACACCTGGGAGGCGGTCTACTTCGACCAGGACCTGGCCACGCTGGAGCGGCTGGCACGGGCCGCGGCCGAGGTCGGCGCCGAGCGGTTCGTGCTGGACGACGGCTGGTTCCGGGGACGGCGGGACGACCATGCCGGGCTCGGTGACTGGTATGTGGACCCGTCGGTCTGGCCGGACGGGCTGCGGCCGCTGATCGACACCGTGCGGGGGCTGAGGATGCAGTTCGGGCTGTGGGCCGAGCCGGAGATGATCAACCCGGACTCCGATCTGGCCCGTGCACACCCGGACTGGATCCTGGCCGACTCCCCGTCACGGCTGCCACCGGCCTCCCGCCATCAGCAGGTCCTCGATCTGGCGCGCCCCGAGGCGTACGCCTATGTCCGCGAACGGCTGGACACCCTGTTGCGCGCGCACCCCATCGACTATCTGAAGTGGGACCACAACCGGGACCTCGTGGACGCCGCCGCACACCACCAGACGACGGCCACCTACCGGCTGATGGACGAACTGCGGATGCTGCACCCGCAGTTGGAGATCGAGTCCTGTGCGTCCGGTGGCGCACGGGTGGATCTGGGCGTACTGGAGCGTACCGACCGGGTGTGGACCAGCGACTGCATCGATGCACTGGAGCGGCAGCACATCCAGCGCTGGACCGGGCTGTTGCTGCCGCCGGAGCTGCTCGGCGCGCATGTGGGGGCGCCGGTCGCGCATACGACGGGACGGCGGCACACCCTCGATTTCCGGGCGGGGACCGCGCTGTTCTGTCACTTCGGGATCGAGTGGGACCTGACGGCGGCGAGCGCGGCGGAACGGGCGCGGCTGGCCGAGTGGGTGGCGCTGTACCGGGCGCTGCGGCCGTTGCTGCACAGCGGGACGGTGGTGCGCGGCGACCATCCCGACCCGGCGCTGTGGGTGCACGGTGTGGTGGCCGGGGACGCCGGGCGGGCGGTGTTCGCGCTGGTGCAGATGGCCACGAGTGTGCAGTCCCCGGCCGGGCGGGTGCGGCTGCCGGGGCTGGAGCCGGACGCGGACTACCTGCTGTCGCCGCTGGCGCCGGGGGACCGCCCGGAGGGTCCGGTCACTTCCCCGCTGCCCTGGTGGGAGCGGGGCGTGACCCTGCCGGGACGGGTACTGGCCGAGGTGGGCGTGCAGGCGCCGACGCTCTTCCCGGAGCGGCTGGTGCTGCTGGAGGCCGTACGGCAGTGA